The following is a genomic window from Armatimonadota bacterium.
GCAAGGCCGGAAGCACGAAGGGCAAGGCGCGGCTGCAGCTCTTGCATCCCCGCACGACGTGGATGCACGTGACTGTCGTGGACGACGCGACCGGCAAGCCGACGCCGACGCGGATTCGCTTCTGCGGCAGCCACGGCGAGTACCTGCCGCCTTATGGCCACCACGAGGTCGTCAACGACCGCTGGTTCGAGGACTACGGCGGCGATCTTCAGCTCGGCGGCGCCAGCTTCGCCTACGTGCCGGGGCGCTTCCAGATCGAGCTTCCCGTCGGCGAGGTATGCTGCGAGGCATCCAAAGGCTTCGAGTATGAGCCGGTTCGCCGGAAAATCGAGATCAAGCCCGGCCAACGGGAGCTTGAGCTTCGCATTCAGCGCGCCGCGGATTGGCGGCAATCCGGCTGGATCACCGCCGACACCCACGTTCACTTCATCAGCCCGCAAACCGCGTGGCTGGAAGGTCAGGGCGAAGGCCTTAACCTGATCAATCTGCTTGCGTCGCAATGGGGTAAGCTGTTCACAAATGTCGCCGACATCACCGGAGAGGCATCGGGGTGCTCGACGGAGGACACCATCGTCTGGGTCGGCACCGAGAACCGGCATCACCTGCTCGGGCACATCTCGATGCTCGGCACCCATGGAGACCCTGTGTTTCCAATGTGCGCCGGAGGGCCGCACGAGGCTTACCTCGGCGATCCCGACGTCACCACGCTGACCGAATGGGCCGAAACGTGCCGCAGGCGGGAGGGCGTCGTGATCCGCCCGCACTTCCCGTTCCCGACCTGCGAGGAGCCCGTCTATTTCGCTCTGGGGCAACTCGATGGTGTCGAGCTGCGCCGCTACGCGGACCCCGCGTCCGGGTCGCTCGACGAGTTTTGCTTCAAGGAGTGGTACCGCTACCTCAACTGCGGCTATCGCGTGGCCGCGGTCGGTGGGACTGACAAGATGAGCGCCGGCATGCCCGTAGGCGGTGCGCGGACCTACGCGCGTCTGGCCTCGGACGATGGGTTCTCTTTCGATAGCTGGGGCAAGGCCGTGCGCGCGGGCAGAACGTTCACCACATCCGGCCCGCTCATCACGCTGAAGGTTGAAGGGCGTGAGGTCGGCGACGAGATCCAACTGCCTTCAACCGGCGGCACAGTCGAGGTCGAGGCGGAGGCCACTTCGATATGGCCGATACACCTGCTCGAGGTGGTGGCTAACGAGCGCGTCGTCGCTTCCGCCGACGACAAGAGAGGCACGCACAGGCTGGCGCTCAAGGCCAAAGTGCCGGTGAAGCGAAGCTCCTGGATCGCCGCTCGCTGCGGCAGCCGCCTGCGCGTCCATCACTGCTGGCCGATTCAGCTCGGGGCGCACACGTCGCCGGTGTACGTCATCTGCGGAGGCCAGGAGATGTTCAGCGCGGCCGACGCCGCGTATATGCTCACCCTCATTGACGGCGGCCTAACCTACCTCGACACCATGTCGGTCCGATACGACGAGGCACGGCATCGGCAGATGAAGGCCGTGTTTGGCCGCGCGCGCCGCGAGTTGGAGACCCGGCTGCACGGTCACTCCCACGGTTGAGCGCCAGCGCCGCCGGCAACTGGTGCTCTGTCAATCGTGTTTTGATGTGCTCCTACGTCTCGCGACTTCAAGCGAAGTCGCGCCCGGTGCGCTCGTCTGGGCGCGCGGTCGCCTGACCGCGCGAGACGCAAGATCCGTCATTCTAATGTTAACGCAGCACTAGGGCTACTTGCCGACGCGGACGTTCCAACCCTCGACTTTGACGACGGGTGTCGCTCCATCCAGGTCTCCAGACGCGAACGCGCCGCTCACCGTTCGCGTCTCGCCAGGCAACAGGCTGAAGTAGTTGTCCTCCCAAAACGTCGGCGCCACCTCCAGCCCGTTCTCGCCCTTGGTCACCGCGACATGCACCATGAGGGCCAGATGCTCGGTCGAATTGTGTATCCTGACGCGCGCCTTGCCTTCCCCGTCTTCGCCGGTGATCTCGGATGCAACGTCGAGTTTGACTGGTGGCAGCTCCGCAAGTCCGGTGTAATCCGCGCTCGACTTGTAGCGCAGGAAGAACTCTCGGTCTTGCGTGTAGCCCTGGGCCTCTATGACGTCCGGCGCCGTCGAGAGCCAGTAGAGGTTGCTCGAGACCTCCTTGCCCGAGGCATCGTTCAGCTTCAGGCTTAGGAAGTAAGTCTTCGTTAGGCCCTCCGGCAACTCGATGGTGAACGCTCTTGCATTGCCGTCCGCCGCGACACCCACCGTCGCGCGTCGCGCGTACTTCTCCGTCATATCCGTGTTGAGGATCCTTGCCGTGACCGTCAGGTCCGCGAAATCCCTGTAGTACGCATTGACGACCCACACGGAGTTGTCGTCGTACGAGTACTGGACGTGCAGCGCCTCGCACGCCTTCTTCGCGCCGTAGTACGCGCCACCGACCAGCAGGTACCAGTCAACCAGTTGCCAGGTGGGCGAAGCGGGCCACGCCGTGTCATACTTCCACTGCGTGATGCCGGTCGCGGAGTACTTGTTCCTCCCGTACGCCTCGTACATGGCGCGGGCGCTTTCGTAGTTCAGCGCCTGCCCTTTCATACAAAACTCCTCGATGCTGACCGGCGGGCCGTAGCGCGCATTCAGCGCCTCCCGCAGTGTGTCGAAGTAACGTCCCCCTTGAATGACGGTGTGAAAGGACCAGGTGTCGGTCCACGGCGGCCACAGCGCATCCCGCGGCATCATCCTGCGCATACTCTCGATCGGCGCAATGACGCCGCCGATGCCCCCGGACTGCGCGAACCCCCACGCGCCTCTTTCCGTATCCACGTAGTAGTGTGTCGGGTCGGCATAGGTCCACAGCTGCCGGCTCCCCGTGCGCGTGCCGCCGGTCTTGAAGCGATCCGCGATGGCGAACGCGCCCGAATGCGGCTGATATGTGCGCTCCGGGGTGTACCCGGCGATCAAGTCGCGGTACGCCTGATCGAGGTTCTCGGTGGGAAACGTCTCGTCGTGCCCGAGGAAATGTACCAGGCTCGGGTGGTTGCGAATGCGGAGTATCGTGTCCTTCACGCACTCGATCGCCAGTTCCTCGTTGGGAATGCTGCGCCCGAAGAGCCGCTGCGTGACCATCACGCCGTACTCATCACAGAGGTTGAAGAAGTCCTCCGTCTCGCGAATGGAGAACCCCTCCGAACGGAGCATGTTGAGGTTAGCCTCCTTCGCGTACCGTACGAGGACATCGTAGCGCCTGCGGTCGAGCCGCAGCAGCATGTCGCTCGTCATCCACGCCGCCCCGCGAATGAGGATCCGCTTGCCGTTGACCATGTAGACTCGCCAACCCTCGTCGTTGACGTATGTCGTCGCCTCGCGTATGCCGAAACGCGTGCTCAGNNNNNNNNNNNNNNNNNNNNNNNNNNNNNNNNNNNNNNNNNNNNNNNNNNNNNNNNNNNNNNNNNNNNNNNNNNNNNNNNNNNNNNNNNNNNNNNNNNNNCCTGGTATGACTCGACGGCGCGCTTCCACGCGTCCGGTCGCGCCGGCGGTTCCCCGTCCCACATCGGCACCGTCTCCAGAATGCGCGCACCCAGTTCCGCGCCCCACGCCACGCTGTCCCTGATGCGGTCGAGCACGTCGCGGCGAACCTTTGGGTCGGCATCGGCGATCCCTGGGTGCCAGTCCATCATGGAGTGTATCTCCATGCCGCAGTCCGCGGCGATGTCGCGTAGCCGCGCGACGGGCAGCTCGACCTCCGTCTTGCGCCGCATCTCGACGCGGCGATACCCGATGTCGGCGAGCCTGGGCAAGCTTACGTCTTCACTGCCGAGGTAGTTGCTGAGGATGCTCAGTTTCATTGCTCTGCCCTCGTCTTCTTGGCCCCTGCTCTTCGCGTGGGCCTCGCCGAGCGTCGGCCGGAAGCCGTCCCTCTGAGCCGCGCTCTCGCCCCGGCCTCGCGCAGCTCCGTGACCAGCGCCGCCGCCTGCTCGACGGCGTAGTCCATCTGCTCCGGCTTGTGCAGCGGCGAGATGGGCAGGTTGACCTGCTCCTCGAACCACACCCGCTCGACGACCGGGCACTCGCCGAAGCGGTGCCCCTGCGCGCGCATGTACCCCGTGAGATGGCACGGGAAGAAACGGTTGTTGATGCGCACGCCGCGCGCCTCCAGACCGCGAATCAGGTCGTCGTGGTTGACGCCCGTCTCGGATTGGCTGATGAAGAACGGGTAGAGGTGATAGATCGAGAGGCGTTCCGGCGACACCGGCTGTACGCGAACGCCTTCGATCTGCGTCAGGCCTTCGGAGTACCGTCGGGCGAGCTCGCGCCGCATCCCGTTCATACGGTCGAGCTTGCGCAGTTGCACCCGGCCGACGGCCGCCTCCGCGCCGGTCATGGGGATGTTCATGCCGACGTAGTTGACCTCAGGCCAGTCGTGGGTGTACGCGTCGCCGGAATGGTCGCTGTACGTCGGCTCGGGCTGCGCATACCGCCCGATGCGGTTCGTCCGTCGCTTGACGCGCCTGCCCCCGAAGCCGCGCCCGCGCATGTCGCGCAGGCGTTCGGCGTATTTCCCGTCGCCGGTCGTGATCATTCCGCCGCGGCCCAGCGTGGTCATGTTCTTGAGCGAGCCGAAGGAGAAGCACGTCACGTCGGCGATGGAGCCGATCTTCCGCCCGTTGTATTCCGCCCCGGACGCATGCGCGGCGTCCTCTACGACCGGCAGCTTATGCCTGCGCGCGATCTTCATGATGGGATCCATGTCACACGGCAACCCGCCGTAGTGCATAACGTAGATCGCCTTTGTCTTCGCCGTGATCTGCGCCTCGATGGTTGCGGGGTCAATGCACAGCGTCTCGGGTTCAATGTCCCCGAAGCGCACCGTCACCTGGCGCGCGAGGAACGGGAGCATCGTCGCCTGGAACGTTTGAGGTGTGCACACGACCTCGTCGCCGCGGCCGATGTCGAGGGCCTCCGTCGCCATGTGCAAAGCAGTGGTCCCGGACACCGTCCCCACGGCGTGCTTGGCGCCGGTGTATTCGCAGAATTCCTTCTCGAACTCGCGCAGGATCCAGCCTCCCTCGTAGCTGTCCTGCTGAAGGGCCAAAGCGATCGCTTCCATCTCCTCGAAGTCGTAGAGCGCGCCCAGCCCGTACTCGGGTACGATCATCGCAATCCTAACCTCCGGGTGTTGCCGCCCGGCGCACAGCGGGGGCGGCGGACAGGACCAAGAAGTTACGCCAGACATGCCCGCTCACCTCTAGCCCACCGGCCGCGCGAGCGCCGCAGTGGAGGTGCCCGGTCCTCTCCCGAAGAAGACTAAGGGCGGCCATGCTCGATGATGGATGTTATAAGTGAATGCCCGACGCACAGAGCGCTGCGCCCGGCTGAGCCTGCGAGGACGGGCGCGCGGCCAGGTGCCGGTATGGCTGCCGGCGCTGATCGGGCTGGCGGCGGTGGCGGCGGTGCTTCTATGGATGGGGCTTGCGGCCGTGGGCGGTCCCGCCGGCCAGTCGAACGACGGGCGCATCGAGATCACCTACTGGGCACGCCACACCGGGCACGAGTACGAGGCCGACCGCGCGCTGGCTGAGGAGTACAACCGCAGCCAGGACAGAGTCCGCGTCCGCCCTCTCCCCATCGGCTACAACCTCGAGAAGATCGTCACCGGCATCGTCACCGGCACCCCGCCCGATGTCATGACGATCTCCGATGACATGCTGCTCGAACTCGCGTGGCAAGGGGCTTTCATGCCACTCGAGGAACTCCTTGCCGAGCGCGGGATACGGCAGCAGGACTACTTCGCCTCGTGCTGGCGGGCGGGACACGTCAACGGCCGTCTCTATGCTTTGGCCGTCACCTCAGATTCTTATCTCCTGCTCTATAACAAGGGCGCGTTTCGCGAAGCGGGGCTCGATCCGGAGCGCCCGCCGCGCACGCTCGCTGAACTCGACGACTATGCCGACCGGCTGACGAAGTACGGGCCCAACGGCGAAATCGAGCGCATGGGGTTCGTGCCGTGGATCATGTGGGACCACAGCACGATGTACGGTTGGCTGTTCGGCGGCGAGTGGTACGATGCCGCATCCCGCCGCGTCACTCCTACTCACCCCGCGATTCTTCGCTCCTTCGAGTGGCAGCGCAAGTACGCCCGCAAGTACGACATCAACAAGATCATGAGCTTTCAGCAGGGCTTCGGGTCGTACTTCAGCGCGATGAGCCCGTTCTACGCGGGCAAGGTAGCGATGATCGTGGAGGGCGAGTGGCAGGTCACCTTCACTAAGAAGTACGCGCCCAAGCTCGACTGGGGTGCAACGCCGGTGCCGCCTCCGCCCGGCGGCAGGATCGCCTCCAGCGGCGGCATGGTGCTGTTCGCGATTCCCGTCGGCTCGCGCCGTCCCGAGGCCGCCGCCGACTACATCGCCTGGTATCACACCGCGCGGCGTCGCGGCACGACTCCCCTGAGCGATTTCAACTACGCCATCCACAATATCCCGACGCGCCGCGAGGCCGCCGCCGAGCAGCGCTTCATGGGCGACCCCAAGTTCCGCCCGTTTGTGGAGCTGTTCCTCAACGACCAGGTGCACAACAATCCGCCGCTACCGAACATCATGCTCTACACCGACGAGATAGACGTGGCTCGCGAGCAGATCATCCGATTCCAGAAGGAGCCGCTGGATGCCATGCGCGACGTGCAGGCGAAAGTGCAGCGCGAACTCGACCGCGCGCTGACCTATCTGAGGAATCCATTGCGGTGACCGCACTCGCTCGACGCAATCTCAGAAACGGGCTTCTTTTCGCCTCGCCGTTTATCGTCGGCCTGGCAGTCTTTACCATCTACCCGGTGGTCGCGTCCATCTACCTCAGCTTCTGTCGCTACACCATCCTCCGTCCGCCGCAGTGGGTGGGCCTGGACAACTACGGCCTGCTGTTCACCGAGGACCCGCTGTTCTGGAAGTCACTCTACAACACGCTGTACTACACCGCGCTCGCGTTGCCGCTCGGGCTGGTGCTTGCCCTGGTGCTGGCGACGCTGCTCAACATGAAGCTCAGGGGCATGGCGCTCTATCGCACGCTCTACTTCCTGCCCACCATCGTGCCGACCGTCGCGGTGGCGATTCTCTGGCTGTGGGTCCTCAATCCCGAGTACGGCGTGCTTAAGGCGGGGCTGGCCGTGCTCCACGTCCCGAGCCCGGGGTGGCTGGCGGACCCGCAATGGAGCAAGCCCGGGCTCGTGGTGATGGGGCTGTGGGGCGTCGGCGGCACGATGGTCATCTTCCTCGCGGGGCTTGCCGGCATACCGCAGCAGTTCTACGAGGCTGCTGCGATTGACGGCGCCGGCAGGTGGTCCCAGTTCCGCCACGTCACCCTGCCCATGATCACGCCGACGATATACTTCAACCTCGTGATCGGCCTCATCGCCTCATTCCAGTACTTCACCCAGGTCTACATCATGACCAACGGCGGGCCGACGCATTCGACCCTGTTCTATGCGCTCTACCTCTACCAGAATGCGTTCCGCTACCTGCGCATGGGATACGCGTCGGCGATGGCGTGGCTGCTGTTCCTGGTCATCCTCGCGGCCACGCTGTTCATCCATCGCACCAGCGCGCGGTGGGTGTACTACGAGGGAGGGGAGGCGCTGTGAGCGCGGCGACTGCGATAGCCGCGCGGCGCTTGCGGCGCCTCGGGGGCCTGACCCTCGCGCACGCCGCGCTCATCGTGTGCAGCAGCGCCTTCCTCGTCCCGTTTGCCTGGCTCGTCTCCACTTCGCTCAAGTCGGACCCGCAGATCTTCGTGTTCCCTCCGCTGTGGATGCCCCGGCCGGCGCTGTGGCGCAATTACATCGAGGCCCTGCGATACATCCACTTCGTAACGTACCTGCGCAACACGACCTACGTCTGCACCCTGGTGGTCGTCGGTACCGCGCTGTCAAGCAGTCTCGTCGCGTACAGCTTCAGTCGGCTCCGCTGGCCAGGGCGGGACCTGCTGTTCCTGGTCGCGCTGGCGACGATGATGGTGCCATTCCAGGTGACGCTCATCCCGCTCGTCATTCTGTTCGAGAGGCTCGGGTGGATCGGGTCGTTCCGTCCCCTGTGGGTGCCGGCGTTTCTCGGCAGTGCCTTCTTCATCTTCTTGCTGCGCCAGTTCTTCCTGACCATCCCCCAGGAGCTTTCAGATGCCGCCCGCATTGACGGCGCCAGCGAATTCGACATCTACTGGCGCGTCATACTGCCGCTCGCCAAGCCGGCATTGGCTACCGTCGTCCTGTTCGCGTTTATCGGGAGTTGGAACGATTTCCTGGGCCCGCTGATCTACCTTAGCGACGAGTCGAACTACACGCTCGCGCTCGGCCTCCAGCAGTTCCAGAGCCAGCACGGGAGCGAATGGGCCTATCTCATGGCGGTCTCCACCGTCATCACCTTGCCTGTCATACTCCTGTTCTTCTTCACGCAGCGAACGTTCATTCGCGGTATCGCGCTCACTGGCCTCAAGGGATAAGTCCTCGGTGGCATGGGCAAGGCCGTTTACGCTCGTCGAGGGCCTCGGAGTGCGCTCCGGGCCTGGCACGTATCTTGCTGCATTTCCCCATACGCCGGCCCTTCTCAACGCTGACTGCCGCACAATCCAAGCCGCGAGGGGAACGAACGATGCTCCGAGGGCACACCAGGGCGGTCGTCTCACTCGCCGCGCTGGGGCTGGTGACGGCGGCAGTCTCGCACAGCGCTCTGACGCGGCGTGACACTCCCAGGAATATCATCCTCATCGGATGGGATGGCGTCCAGCGCGATCACCTCAAGCAGATGATCGCACGCCGCGAAGTGCCAAACCTGATGGCGCTTGTCGTCAACGGCAAACTCGTCGCCATTGACATTGCGCGGACGACGGACACCAAGGCCGGCTGGACGCAGATCCTCACCGGCTACGAGCCCGAAGTCACCGGCGTCTTCAACAACCGGCGCTTCCGGCCCATACCGCTGGGCTATACCGTATTCGAGCGCCTGGAAGAGTCCTTCGGCCCGGAGAATATCTACACGGCGGCCATCATCGGAAAGCTTCACAACCTCGGCGGCGCCGGCCCAAGCAAGGTGCCCGCCGACGAGCCAGAGCCCGAAGCCGGGCAGGAAGACCGCCGCTGGATGCGGCCGCGCCCGGGAACGCCGATCCCCGCCGAGCCGTTCTACCTCGTGAAGAAGAACCTCGACCTCTATCAGGAGGGACTGGGGGATGCCGACAGCGTTGGCGCTCGCGCGTTGCAGGTGCTCGACAAGCACGGCCGGGAGCGCTTCTTCCTGTTCGTGCACTTCGAGGAACCGGACAAGCAGGGGCACATCTACGGCGAGAACTCCCCGGAGTATACGGATGGAGTGAAGCAAGCCGACAAGTGGCTGGGCAAGATCCTCGCCAAGCTGCGCGGGCTGGGCATTCGCGACGAGACCATGGTGTACGTGACGTCGGATCACGGCTTCGACGAAGGATTCAGGTTCCACTTCGACGCCCCGTACACGTTTCTCGCCGCGGACGACCGGGCGGTGATGCGCCGCGGCCTCCGCGAAGATATCGCGCCGACTATCCTATGGCGCTTCGGCGTGGAGCCGTCGAGTATTGATCCACCGCTCGCCGGCCACCCCCTGCAGCAGCCCTACACTCCGCCGACCTGGTAGACTCCGCCGACTCCGAATCGGCCTCACACCGAACGGCGTTCTGCCCCAGCGCGTCG
Proteins encoded in this region:
- a CDS encoding CehA/McbA family metallohydrolase, which translates into the protein MSTFRTVNLTRHFNATGKPRSRLWDKSAQERWRHLPRGAQQFWGIPFRLGAKDLSRKGLIVLDRAGTEVAVPLRGTATHLCVLHFSDASKRVELVGEHLADYTVQYADGGEHTQPIRTRFEIHPFVGAWGGAAYAAAGAHMTRVAPEDMAGKAWGMYQTGVAGQPVQCASWVYALENPRPEAALAGLVLKPTGKRAIAILGLTLYEGPGHPLRHVPRRIYRLLLPPEAKAKASDVSASLDMGHVTRLYAVPAKPDQRWLDSPERGLGTARAEDKPTREFLLHATGAEGATLSVQSGRKQYSIPFGEAFDTGKAGSTKGKARLQLLHPRTTWMHVTVVDDATGKPTPTRIRFCGSHGEYLPPYGHHEVVNDRWFEDYGGDLQLGGASFAYVPGRFQIELPVGEVCCEASKGFEYEPVRRKIEIKPGQRELELRIQRAADWRQSGWITADTHVHFISPQTAWLEGQGEGLNLINLLASQWGKLFTNVADITGEASGCSTEDTIVWVGTENRHHLLGHISMLGTHGDPVFPMCAGGPHEAYLGDPDVTTLTEWAETCRRREGVVIRPHFPFPTCEEPVYFALGQLDGVELRRYADPASGSLDEFCFKEWYRYLNCGYRVAAVGGTDKMSAGMPVGGARTYARLASDDGFSFDSWGKAVRAGRTFTTSGPLITLKVEGREVGDEIQLPSTGGTVEVEAEATSIWPIHLLEVVANERVVASADDKRGTHRLALKAKVPVKRSSWIAARCGSRLRVHHCWPIQLGAHTSPVYVICGGQEMFSAADAAYMLTLIDGGLTYLDTMSVRYDEARHRQMKAVFGRARRELETRLHGHSHG
- a CDS encoding DegT/DnrJ/EryC1/StrS family aminotransferase yields the protein MIVPEYGLGALYDFEEMEAIALALQQDSYEGGWILREFEKEFCEYTGAKHAVGTVSGTTALHMATEALDIGRGDEVVCTPQTFQATMLPFLARQVTVRFGDIEPETLCIDPATIEAQITAKTKAIYVMHYGGLPCDMDPIMKIARRHKLPVVEDAAHASGAEYNGRKIGSIADVTCFSFGSLKNMTTLGRGGMITTGDGKYAERLRDMRGRGFGGRRVKRRTNRIGRYAQPEPTYSDHSGDAYTHDWPEVNYVGMNIPMTGAEAAVGRVQLRKLDRMNGMRRELARRYSEGLTQIEGVRVQPVSPERLSIYHLYPFFISQSETGVNHDDLIRGLEARGVRINNRFFPCHLTGYMRAQGHRFGECPVVERVWFEEQVNLPISPLHKPEQMDYAVEQAAALVTELREAGARARLRGTASGRRSARPTRRAGAKKTRAEQ
- a CDS encoding ABC transporter substrate-binding protein; the protein is MNARRTERCARLSLRGRARGQVPVWLPALIGLAAVAAVLLWMGLAAVGGPAGQSNDGRIEITYWARHTGHEYEADRALAEEYNRSQDRVRVRPLPIGYNLEKIVTGIVTGTPPDVMTISDDMLLELAWQGAFMPLEELLAERGIRQQDYFASCWRAGHVNGRLYALAVTSDSYLLLYNKGAFREAGLDPERPPRTLAELDDYADRLTKYGPNGEIERMGFVPWIMWDHSTMYGWLFGGEWYDAASRRVTPTHPAILRSFEWQRKYARKYDINKIMSFQQGFGSYFSAMSPFYAGKVAMIVEGEWQVTFTKKYAPKLDWGATPVPPPPGGRIASSGGMVLFAIPVGSRRPEAAADYIAWYHTARRRGTTPLSDFNYAIHNIPTRREAAAEQRFMGDPKFRPFVELFLNDQVHNNPPLPNIMLYTDEIDVAREQIIRFQKEPLDAMRDVQAKVQRELDRALTYLRNPLR
- a CDS encoding sugar ABC transporter permease, coding for MAVTALARRNLRNGLLFASPFIVGLAVFTIYPVVASIYLSFCRYTILRPPQWVGLDNYGLLFTEDPLFWKSLYNTLYYTALALPLGLVLALVLATLLNMKLRGMALYRTLYFLPTIVPTVAVAILWLWVLNPEYGVLKAGLAVLHVPSPGWLADPQWSKPGLVVMGLWGVGGTMVIFLAGLAGIPQQFYEAAAIDGAGRWSQFRHVTLPMITPTIYFNLVIGLIASFQYFTQVYIMTNGGPTHSTLFYALYLYQNAFRYLRMGYASAMAWLLFLVILAATLFIHRTSARWVYYEGGEAL
- a CDS encoding carbohydrate ABC transporter permease encodes the protein MSAATAIAARRLRRLGGLTLAHAALIVCSSAFLVPFAWLVSTSLKSDPQIFVFPPLWMPRPALWRNYIEALRYIHFVTYLRNTTYVCTLVVVGTALSSSLVAYSFSRLRWPGRDLLFLVALATMMVPFQVTLIPLVILFERLGWIGSFRPLWVPAFLGSAFFIFLLRQFFLTIPQELSDAARIDGASEFDIYWRVILPLAKPALATVVLFAFIGSWNDFLGPLIYLSDESNYTLALGLQQFQSQHGSEWAYLMAVSTVITLPVILLFFFTQRTFIRGIALTGLKG
- a CDS encoding alkaline phosphatase family protein, with translation MLRGHTRAVVSLAALGLVTAAVSHSALTRRDTPRNIILIGWDGVQRDHLKQMIARREVPNLMALVVNGKLVAIDIARTTDTKAGWTQILTGYEPEVTGVFNNRRFRPIPLGYTVFERLEESFGPENIYTAAIIGKLHNLGGAGPSKVPADEPEPEAGQEDRRWMRPRPGTPIPAEPFYLVKKNLDLYQEGLGDADSVGARALQVLDKHGRERFFLFVHFEEPDKQGHIYGENSPEYTDGVKQADKWLGKILAKLRGLGIRDETMVYVTSDHGFDEGFRFHFDAPYTFLAADDRAVMRRGLREDIAPTILWRFGVEPSSIDPPLAGHPLQQPYTPPTW